ACAACATGTTTTCTCCTTAAAGCATACATATATCCAGCAAACAGAAGCATGAGAGTTCAATACAGCTACAAGGTAACTTAAAATGAAGTATGTGAAACATTCTTTGTTATTCAAACACTAAGATTTGCAAACTTGGAATGAATGGACAATTCAAGAAGAGAGGATAATTTTACAAAGCGTCAAAGTAGAAGGATGTGTATGAAATTATGAGTTGAACAAATACTTATGTTCTGCTAGTAAAGTGTTACTTACCGCATAAAACCATGCATCTTCCCGAAATGAACCATCTCCAATTGAGAAGCATTCCATAGCTGAAAAATAAAGCAATTAATGTGGTAAGTTAAAGTTTCAAAGTAAGCTAGCAAGTGCAGAAGGTACAGGTCCACATTATTTAGATGAACAACAAGGGAAAAATGGAACTCTTGCATAATTCTTCAGATAAATAACTGCCGGCTTACCGGATCAGCAGTTTGTGCCTTCTCCAGCTGCTCCCTCCTGCAGTGCTATCAGTCAATTAAAAACTGACTAAAGAAAACCAGCCATTACTAACAAAAAGCAGGTTTTCGTTACTTACGTGTACAAGTGTTCCCTTTTATCAGAAGCATGATCCATCAATGTCTTACGTGCCCACTCCCACGCCCCCATGAGTGAATCATAGTTAGGTTGATAATAGCAGAAGTTATCAGCAAGTTCTCTACGCACGATTAATTCTTCCGTAAATGCATCAACTGCCTTCAAAATCAGAAACAATAAAACTTAAGAAAACAGGAAAATATTAAGCCTTATCAAATATCCCCCATTTTTAACTGAAAAAAAGTTATTCATCTAAACACAACTATTGAACTGATGATTCATAGGACAAACCTCAGGAGCAACTTTCCGGACATTACGTGCCTCAAAGGCACAACGTTGAGCAGATATTTGGCCAAAATGCAAGTATGGAGAGAGACCAGATAAGGCTCCTGGTTTTAATGGGATATTCCTGTCAGTAGCATAGCTCTTCAACCTTTTTGTTAAAAACCCATTCTGGCTTCCCTTCAAAACTTCAAGTGCAGCAGTTTCACCAGGTTTACACCAATCAATTTCTGGCACTTCTGCTCCTTTTCTAATCAAGACAAGCAAGATGTTAGTTCCTAAACATACAGAACACAAACTTGCTGACAAAAATGTCAACAATAGAACAATAATACCTCAAAATCTTCCTAAAATACAATTCATGACATTACAAACACTATTTttcctgattttcacttatttttcctgaacttgtcttaactgaacttattagaacttattttagttataaattatacttgttcaacccttatttttactgaactgaacttgtctgaacttaactggacttatttttcctgaaataaatggaaataaggtgaaaatAATAGAGCTTAAGTTCATATTTTCGATCCCCCACCCCCCTCCAAACCCccagaaagaaaaatgaaagctgGCAGTTTTATGGACGACAATTCAATTAATTTGCATCTAAAGCCAACAAAATCTTACTTGAGACGATCTTCAATGAGCTGATCCCATTGTATTACAGGAGATGAAGACTCCCAGCTACAGTTTGGAGGTTGAAGAATTGGATAATCAGTCAAATAAGTAGGAAGCAACTTATTAATTTTAGTCCTAATAGTCCTAGCACCGTACTCCAGCTTGCTCGATGCTTCCCAAACCGGAACCACATTGTGAGCATCAACTTCATGTATAGACACTGAATCACCCACTCTCTTACAAAGTTCTTCCTTGAACCCTCGAATTTCCCTCAAGGGTGTGAAGTCAGTAACCAGCAGAGAAGCCCCACATTCTACAAGAAATTTAGGTATAGTCTCTACAACTTCTCCCTGTATATGCAAGAAACAGATAAAATCAATTGTTTTGATGCACAATGAACCTAATAAAATTTGTATGTAGATTCTAGTCCAATATAGGCAGTTTTAAAAGCTACTTTACCCACTTATACAGAAATTCTAAGAAAAATGCTCATGGTTAAACTCATATTCTAAGTATATGCAAACAAGCTACTTACTTCTAGGGTTCTACCGAGTGTTACCTGATCCGCTACATAAGATAGGGCAAAGGAACACATTTTGGCTACCATGTTATGTTAAATTAAGCCCAAAAGTCACTAGCACGTATCAATTCACTTCTTTGGATCATAGTTTGTGGGGATTATCGAATTAGGTAACACACCCTAAATCTTTCTTAAGAAACCAATAATAGAATTGCttctatttaccaaaaaaatcaaatgcTGGCGGACTAGATATTAGTTACACCAATGTACCAAATCACTAAATCAACAAATGTTGCCCCCTTTTACTTCTTTGTTCACGCAAATTCTATGTAAATGCAGGAAAAAGACAACCACAATAGAGGAGAGAGATAAAGGGGGTTACCTGGAAAAGGAAGAAAGGGATATGAAGGGAATTATGCAAAGAAGCTTGCAAAAGCTTCAACCCTCTTAACATAAACCCTAATTGTCTAGCATTTGCGCCCTTAAACCCATCAAATAAGTTGAATGCCACCGCAACCGGAGCATTCCTCTTGTTTGCTTCATCAACGGCGTGGATTAAGGCCCAATTGTCTCTCACCCTTTGATCCCTGAACATCCAGTAAACTACCGCCCCGTTCGGGTTCGACCCTGGTTTTAGAACCCGGATTCTTTCCGGTTGTACGGTGGTAGTCGGTACCGGTTTGGAGGTCATAACGGCGATCTTACGCCGGAGAATTGTGGGGTGGAGGGAGGAGGGAGAGAGAGGGTTGTTCTGTAAAATTGATGACAGTTGGGATGAGGGGAGACGAAATGGAGGGAAATTTTGGGGGGAATATTTGTGGGTTTGGAGTTATCTACGTGGACGTTGTTTTTCTTGACACGTTGTACTACTTACTATGAAGTATtctctccgtattttaaaaagatacGGAGTATACATTTTTCTTAAATTGCCGTATTTTAAAAAgcgatacactttccttttttgacatgttttggtcTCCACTTCCATTATCataatatttctctctttcaTATGGTCCCGGCACTTATTCACATCATCTttctaatataataataattcacccactaccTCACTTTCatgttattttaataaattcaactcactctcctaaaactacttgatggtcaaagtgtatctctttttaaaatacggatgaattatattttaatcaatCACTTTAGAAGTTTCCTCTTTAATCTTCTTAGCAGCGTGTGTTTCCTCATATCGTTGCgtgatttttttaaaagtaaGATGAAGGGTTCTATCGGCTATTGTGAAAGACCATATTCGGGTTATTTGGTTTAACATTTTAGGAATAGAATGAGGGGAATAGTTAGGCCTGTTAATAAGTCTAGGCAGGCTCGGCTCTAGCTCGACACTCGTGTACTCAGGTTTGGTTAGAGCTTGACGAGCCTAGACATTGAGTTCGGCCAATAGCCTGGTTCGGGTCAGCTTTAGGCCGATCATTAAATGTTCGGTTAAGAAACTTGTTTGTCAAATTTTTCATGTTTTATAtgtgaaaaataaatttcattGAAAAGGGAAATGATGCAAACAAAATTATTTAGAAAACATACTAGCATTAAGAAAACTCTAAGCCTTCAATAATAGTTCGAGTGAGGTTGGTTAGGATATAGAGTGGAACTCGAACTCATATCCAACCTGCTCGAGCCGAACTTTGTATGAGTTGAGCATTGAGTAGTTGATGAGCAAGCTCGACTCGTTAACTCCTCTAGAAAAGTGTAGGGTGTGAGAATCTCCATCTAGCGGGGATAGAACCTCTAACTGGAGGTGGGAATATACTATCCTTTCCAATAGATCAAACttaattatattataaaaacttataaaatattaatatgaaaatatatattaagatgaaaccaacaatatattatatgctaacacttattttcatatgctataaataaaataaggtcaaagtaaattatttgaatagtgcaaaaaacaaaccgttgcgagtatccggggacagagggagtaacaaCATAAAATACACATACATAAACTATGGTGTTTGGTCAAACTTCTAGAGTGGTGAGGATTGGTCTTGATATGTTCAATTGTCCAAATATATGAACTGGACTAACCAACCACAAGTACAACTATTGAATCACCTTTGCATTAAGCAACACCTTTATAAAGTGAGACTTGTTATTCATGTGTTCATAAAGATCTCAACAATTTGAGATAGGTTATTCATAAGATATCAGGtgttgcgcgcacaaggtgtacaataaatttattgtacaccaagataacttttattcatttttttgtaactttaacttacttttgattaacttttatattagtaaaaaaaaagttgatagataaacattttaaagggttaaatgattaattttatgcattattagtgatttgaagaaataagttttattaaaatgaaaattttttatcactaaaagtatataacttttacatatataagcttaactttgaagtagtttgagttaacttttactccggtgtacaatatttattgtacacccattgtaaataagaatttgtgaagataTCAACAATTTGAGATATGTCGAGGTTTGTTAGACATGTACATACATAAGTTCGTCTTGACATCCGAAAGTCCAGTCACATCAAACACAGGACGCGCCACCTACCTGAATGAAACAATAATCTCAATAAAGTACTGAATTACAAGGTAGCGGATAAAATGACCAAAATGAGCTGCATGCATGGATGTAATATATAGCTAGTTATGATTTAGTTTATTACGTAGTATACTACACACGAATTTTATTTCGGATGCATTATTGGAGGACCGACCTCCTTGAATAACTTTTGTAATTTCTGTTAACTTTTACACATTTAATTATTCCAAGCTTGCATGAAAAAGAAGTATTGAATTACTATTGGTGGTACCCAAACGATTCACAAAACAAATTACACAATTGTGTCTAGATAATCGACATAAGTAAATAGCTCAAGTTCCCATGAAGGGTCATCTACTCTCACATTTGATGTCTGCTGGCACTTCTtcactaaataaataaatcttgTGATAATGACTATTAATTGTGCTACTAATATTGTATTGAAAAAGTTTGTGGCATTTAAAACGTCATGGCTAAGAAAATGGATGAATAGAAGCAATGAAAATGATATCCTTTTCTTTGGCATTTGCTAATTAAATTCAACTTTGCCATCAGATTTTCTTGTTAATCCGTTGAAAGTACTTTGGCCGGTTGCATAGTGGACCATTTAaccatttttttcttttcttttttggaatTTTCTACTCGTATGATGCAACATTTGAGCTCTGCTCTTTTGggactttattttatttcagttcagctccattcatTTCAGTTCAACACGTTATATACTTATACTCGTAAAGAAAATATAACAACTTAACACACAATTTTTCTAGGAGTTTTTTCTTTGAGTAGCATGTCATTTACTTATATTCAGCGAGAAAATATAACAACTTAAACTAGCCTGTAAGGAATGTAACTCATAGTCTGGAAGAACATAATATTTCTTGATTTATATACACCCAAAATTTGAAAAGGATataaccaattgaggttggcatgagtgttTAAGAGCCTCTTGCTCCTCTTCATATTTCATGGTTTAGAACTTGAAGTCTAATAACATAGATCCCCCTACTCCCCTAGTATATGCAAATGTAAATGCAACGCAAACTTCATCTCCAACTTCTACAAATTATTTCATGATTCTTGTTTTCGCAGTTGCtcgtttttttgtttgttttgtttttgttttgtctGCAGAAAACAGACGTTATAAATTCCCTACTAAAATCCGGGACAATCATATCGAAAGCATATCTTCACTGTACCCTGGCTCTAAACTTATAAGATTTTCATGATTTGTGCAAGGTTATTTAGCATCCAGGCAGCCTAATATCTTGAACAACCTCAACAATCTTCGCTCAAATTTGTTCATCTTTTGTGCAATAAAGGGAGGGAAATTAGCCCCTATAGTCGGCGGTCCTACTAGTTGTTTTGTTGGAGAAACATTAACCATAACATCATAATTAGTTGCAACTTCATGGCACTTGTTATCGTTCTTGCGTAGATAAAAGGTTCTGCTTCCTGCTTCCCCAATTGCATCTGATCTTTCCAAACCTATACATAATACATATATCATCCACCATATTACTTGACTGGTTAACCTAGACTGAGGGACTGTGTACAAATTACAATATGTCTCAGGTTCTTGAAAAAACAGGAGCCTagctaattaattaagaaatgaaAGCTAAAGGAACTTACTTTGGAGGCTGAAGTAGGAAACATGCATATCAAAGGAAACAGAACCCTTATCAAGGCGAGGAGTTCGGCCTTCTTCGCCGTATTTTTGAACAACCAGCTTGATAGTTTCCTCCACACTTGTCCCCAATTTAACCAGGGTCCTTATCGGTCCTGGACTCCCTTCTACTGTCACTGTTATTAACACCTTTGCATCTTTCTCATACCCCTGTTTCATAATTCACAACACCACAAACTTCATAATTTATGAattccaaacaaaaaaaatatctaTGTATTTTCTAATTCCCTTTGACTATATATTGGTGTTACGTATGTACGGAGtatattaatttaatttgtcACTTAATATATCAATGTACGTAcaattaaaattagtaaatgcATTACGGAGGATAATTTGTCAGTAATTTGTATTTTGATTGTTACTTcgtacgaaaatgataaaggtcgcaacatgcgacctttaagccgtgtcacaattaTGACATGGCATGTTTATATGTCaggatttaaattggaaattaaaatatttaacttatataacctattatacatgttataaaaaaaaggtaggaaaatcttaatattctaatttgtttccttcttcatatcgactaccttatttacatattttcatagtagaaatattgcattgatagtaaaaatattatgaataCGTGgcacctatatgtaccaattataTTGCGACaattaaatgttgtcgcaacttgcgacctttatcatcgtcCACCTATATGATTAGCAAGCATACGACTCATACTTTCAAGTGACTGATAAAATTAAGAATAATAGATCAGTACATGCAAGTTATGATGACTACGTAGTACGTTTACTTGTTGGGATATGGTGTGAGTCTTCGATCAAGCCTCATGGTAAAGAATATATGTACAGGAGGTTAAGTCCTCTGATACACAATCAAATCCAAAGTAAAGTAGATTCTTCAACGAAAACAAGGGCCAATCCTTCTTTACTAAGACAACATGCTTAGCATCAATAAAAGTTCAATGTGAAACCAAAACACGTAAAATCATGGGAAATCTCACAAAAATATTCTTTTAACATATGCTCACTAAAAGGTGTGGTTGCCAACTACTAGcaattttctttaaacataCGTGCTAAATTCTTGAGGTTGGTATTCAAATTAAGGATCCAGTCTCGTCCTATTACAAGTTAGTCAGCTAGCTATACAACTGATGGGTCTCGATCCTGTAACCTCCAAGCAACAAGCTGAGTTCCCCCAACAAATCCACCAACTTATGCTCATTGGGCCCGTCAATATAGTATATCAAATTTCATAAAAGAAAATTGGTAGGTTACAATCTTTTGCATATGATAGAGAATTTGAGCTAAAAACACACAATTTCAGATAGTGAAAAGTAAAAAACAAAttcattactttttttttattttgagatCAAAGACCCTTTTGTCCTAAGAGATTCGTTGCttaaacaacatttttttttcttatccaaatattagtatattttataattttccaCAATAAATACTCCTGTatcttaacaatttaattattaaaatgcaATAACTCAGAAATTTAAAATTCTGTATTGAATTATGAATGCATGAATCATCATTCATCAAcgatctatttttttttttgtcagaaACAGAGAAAATAAGGCAGGTGTACATACCGCATTAATTCGACATGAAGGAGAGTCAACAACAAGCTCAGTAGTACCCGATAACACATCATCCAACGTATGAAACCGCATCAACCACCCACCTTCGCCGGAATCAAAACTCCGGCAACCACCAACAACACTATCTCCGTCGCCAGCTTCCCGAAAAATCATAGGCGATGAAAAACATTTACTCATGACTTTGATAGGCTTAGGTGACTGTTTTGGCTTCTTCGGCGACGATGATGACAGTAACTGGCGAGGGACACGAAGATCACGGCCCGATGACGGGCCACGGTG
This Spinacia oleracea cultivar Varoflay chromosome 6, BTI_SOV_V1, whole genome shotgun sequence DNA region includes the following protein-coding sequences:
- the LOC110784400 gene encoding uncharacterized protein At4g22758 isoform X2: MSPDITTNDLRHRGPSSGRDLRVPRQLLSSSSPKKPKQSPKPIKVMSKCFSSPMIFREAGDGDSVVGGCRSFDSGEGGWLMRFHTLDDVLSGTTELVVDSPSCRINAGYEKDAKVLITVTVEGSPGPIRTLVKLGTSVEETIKLVVQKYGEEGRTPRLDKGSVSFDMHVSYFSLQSRWRVLCLM
- the LOC110784400 gene encoding uncharacterized protein At4g22758 isoform X1 is translated as MSPDITTNDLRHRGPSSGRDLRVPRQLLSSSSPKKPKQSPKPIKVMSKCFSSPMIFREAGDGDSVVGGCRSFDSGEGGWLMRFHTLDDVLSGTTELVVDSPSCRINAGYEKDAKVLITVTVEGSPGPIRTLVKLGTSVEETIKLVVQKYGEEGRTPRLDKGSVSFDMHVSYFSLQSLERSDAIGEAGSRTFYLRKNDNKCHEVATNYDVMVNVSPTKQLVGPPTIGANFPPFIAQKMNKFERRLLRLFKILGCLDAK
- the LOC110784401 gene encoding deoxyribodipyrimidine photo-lyase, which translates into the protein MTSKPVPTTTVQPERIRVLKPGSNPNGAVVYWMFRDQRVRDNWALIHAVDEANKRNAPVAVAFNLFDGFKGANARQLGFMLRGLKLLQASLHNSLHIPFFLFQGEVVETIPKFLVECGASLLVTDFTPLREIRGFKEELCKRVGDSVSIHEVDAHNVVPVWEASSKLEYGARTIRTKINKLLPTYLTDYPILQPPNCSWESSSPVIQWDQLIEDRLKKGAEVPEIDWCKPGETAALEVLKGSQNGFLTKRLKSYATDRNIPLKPGALSGLSPYLHFGQISAQRCAFEARNVRKVAPEAVDAFTEELIVRRELADNFCYYQPNYDSLMGAWEWARKTLMDHASDKREHLYTREQLEKAQTADPLWNASQLEMVHFGKMHGFMRMYWAKKILEWTSGPEEALAIAIYLNDKYEMDGRDPNGYVGCMWSICGLHDQGWRERPVFGKIRYMNYAGCKRKFNVDGYIAYVRKLVVDTKKRKAEADISSEKKKEPRC